The following proteins are encoded in a genomic region of Sorangiineae bacterium MSr12523:
- a CDS encoding OprO/OprP family phosphate-selective porin — protein sequence MLFVATGASFAEAQEPAPSSATPSPTSAPAPVGPNFEERLDEIDQRSRIALRKLEMAEEAAAAQAAKEKERAAKDKERANVKIGPSGLSISSADGAYSVALRAILQVDGRIFVNDEHKLTDAFIIRRARPIFDATMGKNFTVRIMPDFGGGQTVLQDAYIDARAANEFGVTVGKFKPTIGLERMQNEQATYFVERGYPSSIIPSRDVGIAIHGDLFEGKLGYSVGMYNGTLDGGAGGDIEFDDSKEFSAHVYVRPFATQARFTRPKFVSGLFIGVGATRGEKTGTPANTYLPVYRTSGQNTFFQYIADTSAGAPAGATTVAAGVENRLTGHIYAPIGPVAFLGEYVIEQERVARGTVSKLITLQAWNVTAAVALTGEDARFEGIVPKNPFDLTKGHVGAIELAARYSGMIIDRDAFGDFANDQRSARYAAEFGAGLNWYATRNYSVKGDYIITEFRSGGATAAGGRRDLEQVFLLRNQIAF from the coding sequence ATGCTCTTTGTGGCTACCGGTGCGTCCTTCGCAGAGGCGCAAGAGCCCGCTCCCTCCTCTGCTACACCGTCACCAACCTCCGCTCCAGCGCCGGTCGGTCCGAACTTCGAGGAACGGCTCGACGAAATCGATCAGCGCTCGCGGATCGCGCTGCGCAAGCTGGAGATGGCCGAGGAAGCTGCCGCCGCGCAAGCCGCGAAAGAAAAGGAGCGCGCAGCGAAGGACAAGGAGCGCGCGAACGTCAAGATTGGCCCGAGCGGGCTGTCCATCTCGTCGGCCGATGGGGCTTACTCCGTCGCGTTGCGCGCCATCTTGCAGGTGGACGGGCGGATCTTCGTCAACGACGAACACAAATTGACGGACGCGTTCATCATCCGCCGCGCGCGGCCCATCTTCGACGCCACGATGGGAAAGAACTTCACGGTCCGCATCATGCCGGACTTCGGCGGCGGGCAGACCGTTTTGCAGGACGCATACATCGACGCGCGCGCAGCGAACGAGTTCGGCGTCACCGTGGGCAAGTTCAAGCCGACCATCGGGCTCGAACGCATGCAGAACGAGCAGGCCACGTACTTCGTCGAACGTGGCTACCCTTCTTCGATCATCCCGTCGCGCGACGTGGGCATCGCCATCCACGGCGATCTCTTCGAGGGCAAGCTCGGTTACTCGGTCGGCATGTACAACGGCACCCTCGACGGCGGTGCGGGTGGCGACATCGAGTTCGACGACTCCAAGGAATTCAGTGCGCACGTTTACGTGCGCCCCTTCGCCACCCAGGCGAGGTTCACGCGGCCGAAGTTCGTCTCGGGCCTTTTCATCGGCGTGGGCGCTACGCGCGGGGAGAAGACAGGCACCCCAGCCAACACGTACCTCCCCGTCTACCGCACCTCCGGGCAGAACACGTTCTTCCAGTACATTGCGGACACCTCGGCCGGGGCACCCGCCGGCGCTACGACGGTGGCGGCGGGCGTGGAGAACCGGCTCACGGGACATATCTACGCCCCGATCGGGCCCGTCGCCTTTCTGGGCGAGTACGTCATCGAGCAAGAGCGCGTGGCACGCGGCACGGTCTCGAAGCTCATCACCTTGCAGGCGTGGAACGTCACCGCGGCCGTGGCCCTCACGGGCGAGGACGCGCGCTTCGAGGGCATCGTCCCGAAGAATCCTTTCGACCTGACCAAGGGCCACGTCGGCGCCATCGAGCTCGCCGCGCGCTACAGCGGCATGATCATCGATCGCGACGCCTTCGGCGATTTCGCGAACGACCAGCGCTCGGCCCGATACGCCGCGGAGTTCGGCGCAGGCCTCAATTGGTACGCCACGCGCAATTACAGCGTGAAGGGCGACTACATCATCACGGAGTTTCGCTCCGGAGGGGCCACGGCGGCGGGCGGGCGTCGTGACCTCGAGCAAGTCTTCCTGCTGCGGAACCAGATCGCATTTTGA
- the cysW gene encoding sulfate ABC transporter permease subunit CysW — translation MIRIVLIAMAVSLVGVLLGVPLYVVFHEAFSSGWTGYVQALGDSDTITAALLSLTVVALVVPLNTVFGVAAAYVTSRFEFRGKRFLAALIDLPLTVSPVVAGLVFVLLFGSHGFFGPFLEKHDLKVIFALPGIVVATAFVTFPLVAREIAPVMEAQTADQEEAAMLLGASGWTTFWRVTLPRVRGALAYGVVLCTARALGEFGAVSVVSGHVRGATNTLPLHVEVLYNDYAFVAAFAVSSLLVGVSFLNLVARGIWK, via the coding sequence ATGATCCGCATCGTACTCATTGCCATGGCTGTATCCCTCGTCGGCGTGCTGCTGGGCGTGCCGCTGTACGTGGTGTTCCACGAGGCCTTCAGCAGCGGATGGACCGGCTACGTGCAAGCGCTGGGCGATTCCGACACCATCACCGCGGCGCTTTTGAGTCTGACCGTGGTGGCGCTGGTGGTGCCGCTCAACACGGTATTCGGTGTGGCGGCGGCGTACGTGACGAGCCGGTTCGAATTTCGCGGGAAGCGGTTTCTCGCGGCGCTCATCGATCTGCCTCTCACGGTCTCGCCCGTCGTGGCGGGGCTCGTGTTCGTCCTGCTCTTCGGAAGCCACGGCTTCTTCGGCCCCTTCCTGGAGAAGCACGACCTCAAAGTGATCTTCGCCCTGCCGGGCATCGTCGTGGCGACCGCGTTCGTCACCTTCCCGCTGGTGGCGCGTGAGATTGCCCCGGTCATGGAGGCCCAAACCGCGGATCAAGAAGAGGCCGCGATGCTGCTGGGCGCCTCGGGCTGGACCACGTTCTGGCGTGTCACCTTGCCGCGCGTGCGCGGGGCGCTCGCGTATGGCGTCGTGCTCTGCACCGCGCGCGCTCTCGGCGAATTCGGCGCGGTATCCGTCGTATCGGGGCACGTCCGCGGGGCGACGAACACGCTGCCGCTGCACGTGGAGGTCCTCTACAACGACTATGCGTTCGTGGCCGCCTTTGCCGTTTCGTCTCTGTTGGTCGGCGTATCGTTTCTCAACCTCGTCGCGAGGGGAATATGGAAGTAA
- the murA gene encoding UDP-N-acetylglucosamine 1-carboxyvinyltransferase — MDAIRVRGGATLRGKVRISGAKNAALPILCATLLSDGASRLRNVPALRDIHTTSALLRFLGRGVEIHGPEVHVAAGSNVRPEAPYELVKQMRASVLVLGPLLARFGRAKVSLPGGCAIGARPIDQHLKGLEAMGANIRLERGYVIAEGPNGGGRLRGAEVYFDLPTVTGTENLMMAAALAKGRSTLINCAKEPEVEELGRILNKMGAEVDGAGTDVIHIVGQDQGELAPFDHAIIPDRIEAGTYMVAAAATGGDVLVEGAELSDLEALVAKMRQANIKVESVAAEDGSGAGGVRVWRDGPLKSVDVTTAPHPGFPTDMQAQFLVLMCLARGESVISETIFENRFMHVPELTRMGANVALRGNVAVVQGVDRLYGASVMATDLRASASLVIAGLVADGETEVRRVYHLDRGYERIEEKFGGLGAEITRVKGAEG; from the coding sequence ATGGATGCCATTCGGGTACGCGGCGGGGCTACGCTTCGCGGCAAGGTTCGCATTAGTGGGGCCAAAAATGCGGCCCTTCCCATTCTCTGTGCCACGTTGCTCTCGGATGGCGCCAGCCGGCTGCGAAACGTACCGGCCCTTCGAGACATTCACACCACGTCGGCCCTGTTGCGGTTCCTCGGGCGTGGCGTCGAGATCCACGGGCCCGAGGTGCACGTGGCCGCCGGCAGCAACGTGCGGCCCGAGGCGCCGTACGAATTGGTCAAGCAGATGCGCGCGAGCGTGCTCGTGCTCGGACCGCTGCTCGCGCGCTTTGGGCGCGCCAAGGTGAGTTTGCCCGGTGGATGCGCCATTGGCGCGCGCCCCATCGACCAGCACCTGAAAGGGCTCGAAGCGATGGGGGCGAACATTCGCCTCGAGCGCGGCTACGTCATCGCCGAAGGGCCCAACGGCGGCGGACGTCTGCGCGGTGCGGAGGTGTACTTCGATCTTCCGACCGTGACCGGTACGGAAAACCTCATGATGGCCGCGGCCCTCGCCAAAGGCAGGAGCACGCTGATCAATTGCGCGAAGGAGCCCGAGGTCGAGGAGCTGGGACGCATCCTCAACAAGATGGGCGCGGAGGTCGATGGCGCCGGCACCGACGTGATCCACATCGTCGGGCAAGACCAAGGCGAGCTGGCGCCGTTCGACCATGCCATCATCCCCGACCGCATCGAGGCGGGGACGTACATGGTGGCGGCAGCCGCCACGGGTGGGGACGTTCTCGTCGAGGGCGCGGAGCTCTCCGATCTCGAGGCGCTCGTGGCCAAGATGCGCCAGGCGAACATCAAGGTGGAGAGCGTGGCCGCCGAAGACGGCTCGGGAGCGGGCGGTGTTCGCGTTTGGCGCGATGGCCCGCTCAAGTCGGTGGACGTGACGACCGCGCCCCATCCCGGCTTTCCCACCGACATGCAGGCGCAGTTTCTCGTGTTGATGTGCCTTGCCCGCGGTGAAAGCGTGATCAGCGAGACCATCTTCGAGAACCGCTTCATGCACGTGCCGGAGCTCACGCGCATGGGCGCGAACGTGGCACTTCGCGGAAATGTCGCCGTGGTGCAGGGCGTGGATCGGCTTTACGGTGCGAGCGTCATGGCCACGGATCTGCGGGCCAGTGCGTCGCTGGTGATCGCCGGCCTGGTGGCGGACGGCGAGACGGAGGTGCGGCGCGTGTATCACCTCGATCGCGGCTACGAGCGGATCGAGGAGAAGTTCGGCGGGCTGGGCGCCGAGATCACCCGGGTGAAGGGGGCGGAGGGGTAG
- a CDS encoding sulfate ABC transporter substrate-binding protein — protein MKNHRFNWLTWTVLGVVALAAGVLAIVFRSDNALAGDGSLLNVSYDPTRELYQDYNSAFSKYWKGKSGQNISVRQSHGGSGKQARSVIDGLEADVVTLALAYDIQEIAERTKLLPDNWQSRLPNNSAPYTSTIVFLVRKGNPRNIKDWPDLIKPGTVVVTPSPKTSGGARWNYLAAWGWALKQNGGNEAAARDYVTKLYKNVPVLDSGARGATITFVKHGIGHVLIAWENEALLAINEMGKDNFEIVTPPVTILAEPPVAILDKNVDKHGTRAAAEEYVRYLYSEEGQDIAAKHYYRPRSTAVFAKYASRFPTVQTFTIDDVFGGWNKAQKTHFADGAIFDQIYQPK, from the coding sequence ATGAAGAACCATCGATTCAATTGGCTCACCTGGACGGTGCTCGGGGTCGTCGCCCTCGCGGCAGGCGTGCTGGCGATCGTGTTCCGATCGGACAATGCCCTCGCCGGCGACGGTTCGCTGCTCAACGTCTCGTACGATCCGACGCGCGAGCTGTACCAAGATTACAACTCCGCCTTCTCGAAGTACTGGAAGGGCAAGTCGGGGCAGAACATCTCCGTGCGGCAGTCGCACGGCGGCTCGGGCAAGCAGGCGCGCTCGGTGATTGACGGCCTCGAGGCGGACGTGGTGACGCTCGCGCTCGCATACGACATTCAGGAGATCGCCGAGCGCACCAAGCTGCTGCCGGACAACTGGCAGTCACGCCTGCCGAACAACAGCGCACCGTACACGTCGACCATCGTGTTCCTCGTGCGCAAGGGCAACCCGCGCAACATCAAAGATTGGCCCGACTTGATCAAGCCGGGCACCGTGGTGGTGACGCCCAGCCCGAAGACGTCGGGCGGCGCGCGCTGGAATTACCTGGCCGCGTGGGGATGGGCCCTCAAGCAAAACGGCGGCAACGAAGCCGCGGCCCGGGACTACGTGACGAAGTTGTACAAGAACGTCCCCGTTCTCGATTCGGGTGCGCGCGGCGCGACCATTACCTTCGTGAAGCATGGCATCGGCCACGTGCTCATCGCCTGGGAGAACGAAGCGCTCTTGGCCATCAACGAAATGGGCAAGGACAACTTCGAGATCGTCACGCCGCCGGTGACCATCCTCGCGGAGCCGCCCGTCGCCATCCTGGACAAGAACGTCGACAAGCACGGCACGCGGGCCGCCGCCGAAGAGTACGTGCGCTACCTCTACAGCGAAGAGGGCCAGGACATCGCGGCCAAGCACTACTACCGCCCGCGCAGCACGGCCGTCTTCGCCAAGTACGCGTCGCGCTTCCCGACGGTGCAGACCTTCACCATCGACGACGTGTTCGGCGGCTGGAACAAGGCGCAGAAGACGCACTTCGCCGACGGCGCCATCTTCGATCAGATCTACCAGCCCAAGTAA
- the cysT gene encoding sulfate ABC transporter permease subunit CysT: protein MSATAAQVQRRTLPGFRLTMGFTLLYLALIVLVPLSGLFGKTKALGLGEIVTALTQPRVLAAFRLSLGAAVVAAIIDSAAGLLIAWVLVRYTFFGKRIIEALIDIPLALPTAVAGIALTTAYSENGVIGRHFAAHGIQVAFTQLGVTVALVFVGLPFAVRAVQPVLADIEIELEEAAHSLGATRGQIFRRVTFPLVLPAIVSGGAQAFARAVGEYGSVVFISGNMPMKTEIVPLLIVTKLEQYDYAGATALAATMLLLSLGMLILLHRLQGAIQVGGHP from the coding sequence ATGTCGGCCACTGCCGCGCAAGTCCAGCGCAGAACATTGCCCGGGTTTCGCCTCACCATGGGCTTTACCCTGCTTTACCTCGCGCTGATCGTTCTCGTCCCGCTATCGGGGTTGTTCGGAAAAACGAAGGCCCTCGGGCTCGGCGAGATCGTAACCGCGCTCACGCAGCCGCGCGTGCTCGCCGCATTCCGATTGAGCCTCGGTGCGGCCGTCGTGGCGGCGATCATCGATTCGGCGGCGGGGCTGCTCATCGCGTGGGTCCTCGTCCGCTACACCTTCTTCGGCAAGCGCATCATCGAGGCGCTCATCGACATTCCCCTGGCGCTGCCCACGGCGGTGGCGGGCATCGCCCTCACCACGGCGTACTCCGAGAACGGTGTCATCGGGCGTCACTTCGCGGCGCATGGCATCCAGGTCGCGTTCACGCAACTCGGGGTCACCGTCGCGTTGGTGTTCGTGGGCCTGCCCTTCGCCGTGCGCGCCGTGCAGCCGGTGCTGGCCGACATCGAGATCGAGCTGGAGGAGGCCGCGCATTCGCTCGGGGCCACCCGCGGGCAGATTTTCCGCCGCGTCACCTTCCCGCTGGTGCTGCCAGCCATCGTTTCCGGCGGCGCCCAAGCTTTCGCGCGGGCGGTGGGTGAGTACGGCTCGGTGGTCTTCATCTCCGGCAACATGCCGATGAAGACGGAGATCGTGCCCCTCCTCATCGTGACCAAGCTCGAACAGTACGACTACGCGGGCGCGACGGCGCTAGCCGCGACGATGCTGCTTCTTTCTCTGGGCATGTTGATCCTGCTCCACCGCCTGCAGGGCGCGATTCAAGTGGGCGGGCATCCATGA
- the glmU gene encoding bifunctional UDP-N-acetylglucosamine diphosphorylase/glucosamine-1-phosphate N-acetyltransferase GlmU, whose amino-acid sequence MTEPKVKPALERTAAVILAAGQGTRMKSELPKVMHTLAGRPLIYFPVRAALDAGCVEVIVVVGHGRELVSSYLEKTFGARVRTAVQASQRGTGDAAKVGIDAVDATRDDCDAAIVFYGDAPLLAASDLVQIAQALHGDASCELALATCTVEDAHGYGRILRDARGDITEIREHRDLRTDAERAVREINPGIFAAKMSFWHSKLALLKPNNAQGELYLTDVVSLAREGGQVVRTASARDAVLLGVNDRQQLVEAEMAIHERIARDLRRSGVTVRAGARIDEGVEVGHDATIEMGVVLRGATVVGPGATIDVGCVLTNVVVDAGAVLKPYSVLSDSRVGARAQIGPFSHVRPDSDIGEDAHIGNFVETKKTRLGRGAKANHLAYLGDGVIGPAVNIGAGTIFCNYDGYRKHTTVIEEGVFVGSDSQIVAPVTIGKGAYVATGTTVTRDVPADALAISRVRQENKEGYAPRLRAKLKPPKKDPSST is encoded by the coding sequence ATGACCGAGCCAAAAGTTAAGCCGGCGTTGGAACGCACCGCCGCCGTGATTCTCGCCGCAGGCCAGGGAACTCGCATGAAGAGCGAGCTCCCCAAGGTGATGCACACCCTGGCTGGGCGCCCGCTGATTTACTTCCCCGTGCGCGCCGCACTCGATGCTGGATGTGTCGAGGTCATCGTGGTGGTCGGCCACGGGCGCGAGCTGGTGTCGTCCTACCTGGAGAAGACCTTCGGGGCGCGCGTACGCACCGCCGTGCAAGCCTCCCAGCGCGGAACGGGCGACGCGGCCAAGGTGGGCATCGATGCCGTGGATGCCACGCGGGATGACTGCGATGCGGCCATCGTCTTTTACGGCGATGCTCCGTTGCTGGCCGCATCGGACCTGGTGCAAATCGCGCAGGCTCTTCATGGCGACGCGTCGTGCGAGCTGGCCTTGGCGACGTGCACGGTGGAGGACGCGCACGGCTACGGCCGCATCCTGCGCGATGCGCGCGGCGACATCACCGAGATCCGCGAGCACCGCGATCTGCGCACCGACGCCGAACGCGCGGTCCGCGAGATCAACCCGGGCATCTTCGCCGCCAAAATGTCCTTCTGGCATTCGAAGCTCGCGCTCTTGAAGCCGAACAACGCGCAGGGCGAGCTCTATTTGACCGACGTGGTGTCCCTCGCACGGGAAGGCGGACAAGTCGTTCGAACCGCGTCCGCTCGCGATGCGGTGTTGCTCGGCGTCAACGATCGCCAGCAGCTCGTCGAGGCAGAAATGGCGATTCACGAGCGCATCGCGCGCGACCTGCGTCGCTCCGGTGTGACCGTTCGAGCGGGCGCGCGCATCGACGAAGGCGTCGAGGTCGGCCACGATGCCACCATCGAGATGGGCGTCGTGTTGCGTGGTGCGACGGTGGTGGGGCCCGGCGCCACGATCGACGTGGGTTGCGTGCTCACCAACGTCGTCGTCGATGCGGGGGCCGTGCTCAAGCCGTACTCCGTTCTCAGCGACTCGCGCGTCGGCGCGCGCGCGCAGATTGGCCCCTTTTCCCACGTGCGACCGGACAGCGACATCGGCGAGGACGCGCACATCGGCAACTTCGTCGAGACGAAGAAGACGCGCCTCGGACGCGGCGCCAAGGCGAACCACCTCGCGTACCTCGGCGACGGCGTCATCGGACCCGCCGTCAACATCGGCGCAGGAACTATTTTTTGCAATTACGATGGATACCGAAAGCACACGACCGTGATCGAAGAGGGCGTCTTCGTCGGCAGCGACTCGCAGATCGTTGCTCCGGTCACCATCGGCAAAGGCGCCTACGTCGCCACGGGCACCACCGTCACGCGTGACGTACCGGCAGACGCCCTCGCAATTTCTCGCGTTCGCCAAGAGAACAAGGAAGGCTACGCGCCACGCCTTCGTGCGAAGCTGAAGCCTCCGAAGAAAGATCCCTCGTCAACGTGA
- a CDS encoding RES family NAD+ phosphorylase translates to MLVIWRICRRKYAATAFGGEGARIAGGRWNRKGTRIAYCGGSLALAALEMLVHVDVNQLPVDLVCLRAVVPDDVGIEPVDVAKLPRHWRATPAPDVLQDVGTDWVARGSSAVLAVPSAIIPAEMNYLVNPAHPDFGRIAVGLPEPFAFDPRLRQPPASPSTPPRVIKMRTPKRPRNTQKPKKRQ, encoded by the coding sequence ATGCTCGTGATCTGGCGCATCTGCCGCCGCAAATATGCCGCGACGGCTTTTGGTGGAGAAGGCGCGCGGATTGCTGGCGGACGCTGGAACCGCAAGGGAACGCGCATCGCGTACTGCGGTGGAAGCCTCGCGCTGGCGGCGCTGGAAATGCTGGTGCACGTCGACGTCAATCAGTTGCCCGTCGACCTCGTGTGCCTTCGTGCGGTCGTCCCGGACGACGTTGGCATCGAACCGGTGGACGTCGCGAAGTTGCCGCGCCATTGGCGCGCGACCCCTGCACCCGACGTGCTCCAGGACGTCGGCACCGATTGGGTGGCGCGCGGCTCGAGTGCGGTGCTCGCCGTTCCTTCGGCCATCATTCCGGCGGAGATGAATTACCTGGTGAACCCGGCGCACCCCGATTTCGGCCGCATCGCGGTCGGGCTACCGGAGCCGTTCGCGTTCGATCCTCGATTGCGTCAACCCCCCGCCTCACCGTCGACACCGCCGCGGGTCATCAAGATGCGTACTCCGAAACGGCCCCGAAACACGCAAAAGCCGAAAAAGCGGCAGTAG
- a CDS encoding DUF2384 domain-containing protein, producing MARVEPLTKLLGGKQVLGRTVTSRLELVPLVREGLPYEALESITKKLDLSVDTATKSLQLPKRTLSRRKKSQRLDALQSERVLRLAHVATRATEVLGSEARARSWLLTENRALGGDRPLDLLDTDIGTQAVEDVLVRLEYGVFS from the coding sequence ATGGCCAGAGTAGAACCCCTGACCAAGCTCCTGGGCGGCAAACAGGTGCTCGGTCGAACCGTGACCTCGCGTCTCGAACTCGTTCCCCTGGTCCGCGAGGGGCTCCCCTACGAAGCATTGGAGAGCATCACCAAGAAGCTCGATCTGTCGGTGGACACGGCCACCAAGTCGTTGCAGCTCCCCAAACGCACGCTTTCACGTAGGAAAAAGTCCCAACGGCTGGATGCTCTGCAATCGGAACGCGTCTTACGTCTCGCCCACGTGGCCACGCGGGCCACGGAGGTGTTGGGAAGCGAAGCGCGCGCACGCAGCTGGCTCCTCACGGAGAATCGCGCACTCGGTGGAGACAGGCCCCTCGATTTGTTGGATACGGACATCGGCACCCAAGCCGTCGAAGACGTCCTCGTTCGCCTCGAATATGGGGTGTTTAGCTAG
- a CDS encoding ATP-binding protein: MTDTAKRTPELVKTLLEQLEEALDRDHDATISLGHLHPEADDEATRELQARLNQLLDMARRKSISKHPLAAEHKKLNFLFDSIVDNVPIMLFVKDAADGRFLLYNKAGEKLMGCDREKMIGKNDYELTPENADFFRARDREVLEGRKLVIVDEQLTTPAGENRWLYTKKIPLLDDSGEPRYLLGICEDITDRKRNEEELRAARDAAEAANRAKSDFFANVSHELRTPLTLILGPLDSLLAGEAGPLTPEVLTRLERMRRNTARLNGLVNDLLDFSKIEAGKMTVHWRSVAAAEVVSHVVEDAQLVAKQRGVELQAPALQSVPEAVPLDARMFEKIVLNLVGNALKFTPAGGSIHVSLTGNDEGIELRVRDTGIGIPPEKTSLLFQRFQQLDSSASRKYEGTGIGLALVKEFAELMGGTVAVQSEPGKGATFSVKLPKNADRATVLRGHIEEATAEVPAYDEKRGGAFEPPVSSIPEPPLTYTGKPRLLLAEDNPDMRAYVHELLDSKYDVVAVENGKLALEAARRYLPDVIVSDVMMPEMNGFELVAALKADATLKQVPVILLTARAGKEAVASGLEEGGADDYLTKPFSPAELRARVSAARRLHQAYQDLALRMDELLVTRDQLVEAEKLSLAGRLARAVAGEIREPLASLRATPMASSSPDAAHAIARVSELVAGLERLAEPPRTSLRERTDVAKVVQSIVAEVSAGAPIASTPVGHAFVTAVSGEDLRFALKNVFSFLHRAETRASRSPAPDSIAVRLHYEDGQPCITISDAAVQLRPDETERLLDPQVMLAGDGGPLQLDTGLTIASQVLRRNGAELRVLSPEVGGIAFQFSLQPGDEIDAN; encoded by the coding sequence ATGACGGATACGGCAAAGCGAACACCGGAGCTTGTGAAGACGCTGCTCGAGCAGCTCGAAGAGGCTCTGGACCGCGACCACGACGCGACGATTTCGCTCGGCCACCTGCATCCGGAGGCCGACGACGAGGCGACGCGCGAGTTGCAAGCGCGGCTCAATCAGCTGCTCGACATGGCGCGCCGGAAGAGCATCAGCAAGCACCCGCTCGCCGCGGAGCACAAGAAGCTGAACTTCCTCTTCGATTCCATCGTCGACAACGTGCCCATCATGCTCTTCGTGAAGGACGCGGCCGACGGGCGATTCCTCCTCTACAACAAGGCCGGCGAAAAGCTCATGGGCTGTGACCGTGAGAAGATGATCGGCAAGAACGACTACGAGCTCACGCCCGAGAACGCGGATTTCTTTCGGGCCCGCGACCGCGAGGTGCTCGAGGGGCGCAAGCTGGTCATCGTGGACGAGCAGCTCACCACGCCGGCAGGCGAGAACAGGTGGCTCTACACGAAGAAGATTCCGCTGCTCGATGACTCGGGCGAGCCGCGTTACTTGCTGGGCATCTGCGAGGACATCACCGATCGCAAGCGCAACGAAGAGGAGCTGCGCGCGGCGCGGGATGCGGCCGAGGCGGCGAATCGCGCGAAGAGCGACTTCTTCGCCAACGTGAGCCACGAGCTGCGCACGCCGCTCACGCTCATTCTGGGACCGCTCGATTCGCTGCTTGCCGGTGAGGCGGGGCCGCTCACGCCGGAGGTGCTGACCCGGTTGGAGCGCATGCGCCGCAACACGGCGCGCTTGAATGGGCTGGTCAATGATCTGCTCGATTTTTCGAAGATCGAGGCGGGGAAGATGACCGTGCATTGGCGCTCCGTCGCCGCCGCGGAAGTCGTCTCGCACGTGGTCGAGGACGCGCAGCTCGTGGCCAAGCAGCGCGGTGTGGAGTTGCAGGCGCCGGCGCTCCAGAGCGTGCCCGAGGCCGTGCCGCTCGATGCGCGCATGTTCGAGAAGATCGTGCTCAACCTGGTTGGCAACGCGCTGAAGTTCACGCCGGCGGGCGGGAGCATCCACGTGTCGCTGACGGGCAACGACGAGGGCATCGAGCTGCGCGTGCGCGATACGGGCATCGGGATCCCGCCGGAGAAGACGTCGCTCCTCTTCCAGCGCTTCCAGCAGCTCGATAGCTCGGCGTCGCGCAAGTACGAGGGGACGGGCATCGGTCTCGCGCTCGTGAAAGAGTTCGCGGAGTTGATGGGCGGCACGGTGGCTGTGCAGAGCGAGCCGGGCAAAGGGGCGACGTTCTCGGTGAAGCTGCCGAAAAATGCGGACCGCGCGACGGTGCTGCGCGGGCACATCGAGGAGGCGACGGCGGAGGTTCCCGCGTACGACGAGAAGCGCGGCGGGGCGTTCGAGCCACCGGTGTCGTCGATTCCGGAGCCGCCGCTGACGTACACCGGCAAGCCGCGGCTGCTTCTCGCCGAGGACAATCCGGACATGCGGGCGTACGTGCACGAGCTTCTCGACTCGAAGTACGACGTGGTGGCCGTGGAAAACGGCAAGCTGGCGCTGGAAGCTGCGCGACGCTACCTGCCCGACGTCATCGTGTCCGACGTGATGATGCCCGAGATGAACGGCTTCGAGCTGGTCGCGGCGCTGAAGGCCGATGCCACGCTCAAGCAGGTGCCGGTGATTCTCCTCACCGCGCGCGCCGGCAAAGAAGCGGTGGCCTCGGGGCTCGAGGAGGGCGGCGCGGACGATTATCTGACGAAGCCGTTTTCACCTGCCGAATTGCGCGCCCGCGTCTCCGCTGCACGGCGGTTGCACCAGGCGTATCAGGATCTGGCGCTGCGCATGGACGAGTTGCTCGTGACGCGCGATCAGCTGGTGGAGGCGGAGAAGCTTTCGCTGGCGGGGCGCCTCGCGCGTGCGGTGGCCGGTGAGATCCGCGAGCCGCTCGCGAGCTTGAGGGCTACGCCGATGGCGTCCTCGTCGCCCGATGCGGCGCACGCCATCGCGCGGGTCAGCGAATTGGTGGCGGGGCTCGAGCGGCTTGCCGAGCCGCCGCGCACGTCGCTGCGGGAGCGGACGGACGTGGCGAAGGTGGTGCAGTCCATCGTGGCCGAGGTGAGCGCGGGCGCGCCCATCGCATCGACACCGGTGGGGCACGCGTTCGTCACCGCCGTTTCGGGCGAGGACTTGCGCTTTGCGCTGAAGAACGTGTTCTCGTTCCTGCATCGCGCGGAAACGCGGGCGTCGCGCTCGCCCGCGCCCGACTCGATTGCGGTGCGGTTGCACTATGAGGACGGGCAACCGTGCATCACGATTTCCGATGCCGCGGTCCAGCTGCGGCCGGACGAGACGGAGCGCCTGCTGGATCCGCAGGTGATGCTCGCGGGGGACGGCGGGCCGCTCCAGCTCGACACGGGGCTGACCATCGCCAGCCAGGTTTTGCGGCGCAACGGTGCGGAGCTTCGCGTGCTCTCGCCCGAGGTGGGCGGCATCGCCTTCCAGTTTTCGCTTCAACCCGGAGACGAAATCGACGCAAACTGA